The following are encoded together in the Lathyrus oleraceus cultivar Zhongwan6 chromosome 3, CAAS_Psat_ZW6_1.0, whole genome shotgun sequence genome:
- the LOC127126990 gene encoding F-box protein CPR1: MITMENKTLKSLEMEHNLAVGIKKVSIDIPTDLSFSIISKLSVKTLKRFECVCKSWTVLFQNSYFMSLFCKNLYNHSYYDYTSLLLHLHHKTTSIDVLYSLSDEQFENNIKLNWPNPFQMDDLEFEILGSRSINGVLCLISYSKTSTRLVLWNPATQEFKVIPTSFRESVPYMDIEITRYGFGYDSVREDYKVIRQIMYNPNSDSESDIEDFPFEDIYYQLFWEIYSLQSNSWKKLDSDIPHNYIDQGLCIDGMCHWWGEEGYDNENYDEEYLLSFDLSEEVFHITPIPDDKKFRSILHWEDLVVLNGCIALISDHIKNYPSDDIFHISILGEVGVKESWIKLYTVWPFPYIEHPIGVGKNGYIFLIEHNGKLVCFNVNTNMVEELGNVGHGFEGRTIIYERSIVPIGGMNT; this comes from the coding sequence ATGATTACAATGGAAAACAAAACTCTGAAGTCTCTAGAGATGGAACACAATTTAGCTGTGGGAATTAAGAAGGTTAGTATTGACATACCTACTGATCTTTCTTTCTCCATAATTTCAAAATTATCTGTAAAAACTTTGAAGCGTTTTGAATGTGTTTGTAAATCATGGACCGTCTTATTTCAAAACTCTTATTTCATGAGCTTGTTTTGCAAAAACCTCTATAATCATTCTTACTATGATTATACATCTCTTCTCCTACACCTACATCATAAAACGACTTCGATTGATGTGTTATATTCTCTATCTGATGAGCAATTTGAGAATAATATCAAATTAAATTGGCCAAATCCATTTCAAATGGATGACCTTGAATTTGAAATTTTGGGATCTCGTAGCATTAATGGGGTTCTCTGTCTAATCAGTTACTCCAAGACAAGTACAAGACTTGTATTGTGGAACCCTGCTACCCAAGAATTCAAGGTTATTCCTACTAGCTTTCGTGAGTCTGTACCGTATATGGATATTGAAATTACTCGATATGGTTTTGGTTATGATTCTGTTAGAGAGGACTATAAGGTGATTCGACAAATAATGTATAATCCAAATAGCGATAGTGAAAGTGACATTGAGGATTTTCCATTTGAAGATATATATTACCAACTCTTTTGGGAGATATATAGTCTACAAAGTAACTCTTGGAAGAAACTTGACTCTGATATCCCTCATAATTATATAGATCAAGGGTTGTGTATTGATGGAATGTGTCACTGGTGGGGTGAAGAAGGCTATGATAATGAAAATTATGATGAGGAATACCTACTATCATTTGACCTAAGTGAGGAGGTATTTCATATAACACCCATACCCGATGATAAAAAATTTAGATCTATACTTCATTGGGAAGACTTAGTAGTATTAAATGGTTGCATTGCTTTAATCTCAGATCACATTAAGAACTACCCAAGTGATGATATTTTTCACATATCAATTTTGGGTGAAGTTGGGGTGAAAGAATCATGGATTAAATTGTATACAGTTTGGCCTTTTCCTTACATTGAGCATCCTATTGGAGTTGGAAAGAATGGGTATATATTCTTGATAGAGCATAATGGAAAATTAGTTTGTTTTAATGTAAACACTAATATGGTTGAGGAGCTCGGTAATGTAGGACATGGATTTGAAGGTAGGACAATAATTTATGAAAGAAGTATTGTTCCAATTGGAGGTATGAATACATAA